The Prionailurus bengalensis isolate Pbe53 chromosome A3, Fcat_Pben_1.1_paternal_pri, whole genome shotgun sequence genome includes a window with the following:
- the MOCS3 gene encoding adenylyltransferase and sulfurtransferase MOCS3 gives MLFRTTSGRGAMASREEVLALQAQVAQREEELSFLKQKLAAAILAEQEPERLVSVSPLPPKASLSRDEILRYSRQLVLPELGVQGQLRLAAASVLVVGCGGLGCPLAQYLAAAGVGRLGLVDYDVVEMSNLARQVLHGEALAGQAKVFSAAASLRRLNSAVECVPYAEALTPATALDLVRRYDVVADCSDNVPTRYLVNDACVLAGRPLVSASALRFEGQITVYHYDGGPCYRCVFPQPPPAETVTNCADGGVLGVVTGVLGCLQALEVLKIAAGLGPSYSGSLLIFDALRGHFRCIQLRGRRPDCAACGERPTVTALQDYEAFCGSSATDKCRSLRLLSPEERVSVTDYKRLLDSGSPHLLLDVRPQVEVDICRLPHALHIPLKRLERRDAESLELLGEAIREGKQGTQEGAAFPVYVICKLGNDSQKAVKILQSLTAVQELESYTVQDVVGGLMAWAAKIDGTFPQY, from the coding sequence ATGCTCTTCAGGACAACTTCCGGGAGGGGCGCCATGGCTTCCAGGGAGGAGGTACTCGCCTTGCAGGCTCAAGTTGCCCAGCGCGAGGAGGAGCTGAGTTTCCTGAAGCAGAAGCTGGCGGCGGCTATTTTGGCGGAGCAGGAGCCAGAGCGGCTGGTTTCGGTATCACCCCTGCCGCCGAAGGCCTCCCTGTCTCGAGATGAGATTTTGCGCTATAGCCGGCAGTTGGTGCTTCCTGAGCTGGGCGTGCAGGGACAGCTGCGCCTGGCCGCTGCATCGGTGCTAGTAGTGGGCTGCGGTGGGCTCGGCTGCCCACTGGCGCAGTACCTGGCAGCGGCCGGCGTAGGCCGCCTTGGCCTTGTGGACTACGACGTAGTAGAAATGAGCAACTTGGCCCGCCAGGTGCTGCATGGCGAGGCACTGGCCGGGCAGGCCAAGGTCTTTTCGGCCGCCGCCTCGCTGCGCCGCCTCAATTCGGCGGTGGAGTGCGTGCCTTATGCAGAGGCGCTTACGCCAGCCACGGCGCTAGACTTAGTCCGCCGCTATGACGTGGTGGCTGACTGCTCTGACAACGTGCCCACTCGCTACCTGGTTAATGACGCATGTGTGCTAGCCGGCCGGCCTCTCGTGTCAGCCAGCGCCCTGCGCTTTGAGGGCCAAATCACGGTCTACCACTATGACGGCGGGCCTTGCTACCGCTGCGTATTCCCTCAGCCACCTCCAGCGGAGACGGTGACCAACTGCGCGGATGGCGGGGTGCTCGGTGTCGTAACCGGGGTCCTGGGCTGCTTGCAGGCGCTGGAAGTGTTGAAGATCGCAGCAGGCCTGGGCCCGTCTTACAGCGGCAGCCTGTTGATCTTTGATGCGCTCAGAGGCCATTTTCGTTGTATTCAGCTTCGGGGCCGCAGGCCTGACTGTGCAGCTTGTGGGGAGCGGCCCACAGTGACTGCCCTGCAGGACTACGAAGCTTTCTGTGGCTCCTCAGCCACTGATAAGTGCCGCTCTCTGCGGTTGCTGAGCCCAGAGGAGCGAGTTTCGGTCACCGACTATAAGCGACTTCTGGATTCCGGCTCACCCCACCTGTTGCTGGACGTTAGGCCTCAAGTGGAGGTGGACATCTGTCGTTTGCCTCATGCCTTACACATCCCTTTGAAACGTTTGGAACGGAGGGATGCAGAGAGCCTGGAACTCTTAGGAGAAGCTATCCGGGAAGGGAAGCAGGGCACACAGGAAGGGGCAGCTTTCCCGGTTTATGTGATTTGCAAACTGGGCAATGACTCCCAGAAAGCCGTGAAGATCCTGCAGTCCTTGACAGCAGTCCAGGAGTTAGAATCTTACACAGTTCAAGATGTTGTGGGGGGCCTTATGGCGTGGGCTGCCAAAATCGATGGAACATTTCCGCAGTACTGA